In Paenibacillus larvae subsp. larvae, the following proteins share a genomic window:
- a CDS encoding DUF4023 family protein: MDSHFISKLHDKQRKAERNERTRGKNHPENKLPNKQH; the protein is encoded by the coding sequence ATGGACAGCCATTTCATAAGCAAACTGCATGACAAGCAGCGAAAAGCTGAACGAAACGAGAGAACCCGAGGAAAAAACCATCCTGAGAATAAACTGCCGAATAAACAGCATTAA